A genomic region of Oceaniferula marina contains the following coding sequences:
- a CDS encoding PilW family protein gives MKTHSYQHTVKPGFTLIELTIAMIVGLMIIMVTLSLFTQQTRAFDILKKQNFMIREAPQINNLLNSIVSRADAIQMYPTTADAISGTNAATTNATVLALKFQGVSVESGTTAISESYGVVAYDTATQVLNYYGNLTTLADLDPSTPSWAVSTQLKNATFSVENGVLRIQLTGPHDGVITYSTTPLQ, from the coding sequence ATGAAGACGCACTCATATCAACACACGGTGAAGCCTGGATTCACGCTCATCGAATTAACCATCGCCATGATCGTCGGCTTGATGATCATCATGGTCACTTTGTCGCTGTTCACACAACAAACCCGAGCCTTTGATATTCTTAAAAAGCAAAATTTTATGATCCGCGAGGCTCCTCAAATCAACAACTTACTCAACAGTATTGTTTCACGAGCCGACGCCATTCAAATGTATCCCACAACAGCCGATGCGATTTCAGGAACCAATGCGGCAACAACCAATGCCACTGTGCTTGCACTCAAATTTCAGGGCGTCAGCGTGGAGTCTGGAACCACAGCGATATCCGAAAGTTATGGCGTCGTTGCCTACGACACCGCCACACAGGTACTGAATTACTATGGCAATTTAACGACCTTGGCAGATCTCGATCCCTCCACCCCCTCCTGGGCTGTCTCCACGCAGCTCAAAAATGCAACCTTCTCCGTTGAGAACGGGGTCCTAAGAATTCAACTCACAGGCCCCCATGACGGAGTTATCACCTATTCAACCACTCCGCTGCAATGA
- a CDS encoding inositol monophosphatase family protein, with amino-acid sequence MVDQSTMEACLQLVREVGVFQMKHFRSMPDTGGPESGGTMGRMKAVRETVSFVDEESESMLFQGLGRIVPEAGFFGEETGRSGSRECFWVVDPLDGTTNYLSGLDHFSISVALIRENEPVLGLVYKPSTDEVFSAMAGQGAYWNGEASTRFVDVFPAEEALFMTGFPYRSPDVSSCFFDAAAKVLTTGRGIRRSGSAALDLATLSMGWIQGFWETDLQPYDCAAAMVLMRENGVIVSNQSGSPYDLWNDRLMVAALPGVHEKLLGIVADSYQL; translated from the coding sequence ATGGTTGATCAGTCAACGATGGAGGCGTGCCTGCAATTGGTTCGTGAAGTTGGGGTGTTCCAGATGAAGCACTTTCGTTCGATGCCTGACACCGGAGGGCCGGAATCGGGGGGGACGATGGGACGAATGAAGGCGGTTCGGGAGACTGTTTCTTTTGTTGATGAAGAATCCGAATCCATGTTGTTTCAGGGGCTGGGAAGGATTGTGCCCGAGGCTGGTTTTTTTGGTGAAGAAACCGGGAGGTCCGGGTCCCGGGAATGTTTCTGGGTGGTGGACCCGCTGGATGGGACCACCAATTACCTGAGTGGTTTGGACCACTTTTCTATTTCAGTCGCCTTGATTCGTGAAAACGAACCGGTGCTGGGACTGGTGTATAAGCCAAGCACCGACGAGGTGTTTTCGGCCATGGCAGGGCAGGGTGCTTATTGGAATGGAGAAGCCTCCACTCGCTTTGTTGATGTTTTTCCTGCTGAGGAAGCTTTGTTTATGACGGGCTTTCCCTATCGCTCCCCGGATGTCAGTTCTTGTTTCTTTGACGCTGCGGCCAAGGTGTTGACTACAGGTAGGGGGATCCGTCGCTCAGGTAGTGCCGCCCTGGACCTTGCCACTCTGAGTATGGGTTGGATTCAGGGGTTCTGGGAGACGGATTTACAACCATATGACTGCGCGGCGGCTATGGTTTTGATGAGGGAGAATGGTGTCATCGTGAGTAATCAGTCTGGATCTCCCTATGATCTGTGGAACGACCGTCTGATGGTGGCTGCTTTGCCGGGGGTGCACGAAAAGCTCCTCGGCATTGTGGCCGATAGCTACCAGCTGTGA
- a CDS encoding adenine phosphoribosyltransferase gives MTSPSDQIRAGIRDVPDFPKPGIVFKDIAPILSDPELLKKSINLLTATAGDVNIDKVVGIDARGFIFAAPVALALNAGFVPIRKQGKLPWQTHSMAYSLEYGENVVEIHKDAILPGENVLLVDDLLATGGTAAAAIKLIDQLEANLIAASFLIELNFLNGRDLLGDTRVEAVVDF, from the coding sequence ATGACCAGTCCATCCGACCAGATACGTGCAGGCATCCGCGATGTTCCCGACTTTCCAAAGCCAGGGATCGTATTCAAAGATATCGCCCCGATTCTCTCGGACCCCGAACTGCTGAAAAAATCGATTAACCTTCTGACGGCCACCGCAGGAGATGTCAACATCGACAAAGTGGTAGGTATTGACGCCCGGGGATTCATCTTTGCGGCACCTGTCGCTCTGGCTCTGAATGCTGGCTTTGTCCCGATTCGAAAACAAGGCAAGCTCCCATGGCAAACCCACAGCATGGCTTACTCACTGGAGTATGGCGAAAATGTTGTTGAAATCCACAAAGACGCGATCCTCCCGGGAGAAAATGTTCTGCTCGTCGATGACCTTCTGGCTACCGGCGGCACCGCAGCGGCTGCCATCAAACTCATCGATCAATTGGAAGCCAACCTGATTGCGGCCTCCTTCTTAATCGAACTCAACTTCCTCAACGGCCGTGACCTCCTCGGAGATACCCGGGTGGAAGCCGTAGTCGATTTCTGA
- the proC gene encoding pyrroline-5-carboxylate reductase has product MTIGFIGCGRMGSALLEGALNAKMVQASEVWGYDPFPGAAEALSERLGIQVAQDNRDLAAQSDLILLACKPYQVVEILQEIKDLLTEDKLILSIAAGITIPTMQSQCPDKTKIIRIMPNTPSLITQGASGIAAGAHATEQDLAQACKIMKSVGLVEVVDEDQLDAVTSLSGSGPAYIYTLIESLAGQAQQEGLSADAALRLATQTVIGAGKMVEATGMSPAELRNQVTSPGGTTLAGLEALSANGFESSIKAGVHAAAERSREIARES; this is encoded by the coding sequence ATGACAATAGGATTTATTGGATGTGGCCGTATGGGAAGTGCTCTCCTTGAAGGAGCCCTCAATGCCAAGATGGTTCAAGCCTCCGAGGTTTGGGGATACGACCCATTCCCTGGGGCGGCAGAAGCTCTTTCTGAGAGGCTTGGCATTCAGGTGGCCCAAGACAACCGGGATCTGGCTGCACAATCTGATCTCATCCTGCTCGCCTGTAAACCATATCAAGTAGTCGAAATCCTACAGGAAATCAAAGACCTGCTGACCGAGGATAAACTGATTCTTTCGATAGCTGCAGGCATCACCATCCCAACCATGCAATCCCAGTGCCCGGATAAAACCAAAATCATCCGGATCATGCCGAACACTCCTTCCTTGATCACCCAGGGAGCAAGTGGCATCGCCGCTGGCGCACATGCCACCGAACAAGACTTGGCACAGGCCTGCAAAATCATGAAATCGGTGGGGCTGGTGGAAGTCGTCGACGAAGATCAACTGGACGCCGTAACTTCTCTCTCCGGAAGTGGTCCGGCATACATTTACACCCTGATCGAATCCCTTGCCGGTCAGGCACAACAAGAAGGCTTATCCGCTGATGCCGCACTACGGCTGGCTACCCAAACCGTCATCGGAGCTGGAAAAATGGTGGAAGCTACCGGTATGTCTCCGGCAGAGCTCAGAAACCAAGTCACCTCCCCCGGAGGAACCACCTTGGCGGGACTTGAAGCTCTCAGCGCCAACGGATTCGAATCAAGTATCAAGGCTGGCGTTCATGCCGCCGCCGAGCGATCCCGGGAAATAGCACGGGAATCGTAA
- the proB gene encoding glutamate 5-kinase, which translates to MSEEIVVIKIGTGVLTREEDGTLDEASLVRLVTSVSELMLRGVPCVMVSSGAVGAGVSALALDGYPDDTASRQACAAVGQSRLMHAYENLFQKFRLNVAQILLTAADLESDKRRDHVMNTLHRLIGAGNIIPIINENDTVAVRELRFGDNDMLSAKVSKLLGARLLVMLSTVDGLQRPDGSVVERVEDIHSVADHVRDDHGKFSIGGMASKLKAVGVALDAGIETVIASGRKPQKLETIVNGGASGTRFTP; encoded by the coding sequence ATGTCCGAGGAAATTGTAGTGATTAAGATAGGAACCGGGGTCTTGACCCGGGAGGAGGATGGAACCCTTGACGAAGCATCTTTGGTTCGATTGGTGACTTCCGTTTCCGAACTTATGTTGAGGGGCGTGCCATGCGTGATGGTATCGAGTGGAGCGGTTGGCGCTGGCGTCTCAGCTTTGGCGCTCGATGGCTATCCTGATGATACCGCTTCCCGTCAGGCCTGTGCCGCTGTCGGTCAGAGCCGCTTGATGCATGCCTATGAAAACCTGTTTCAGAAGTTTCGTTTGAATGTGGCCCAGATCCTCCTGACGGCTGCGGATTTGGAAAGTGATAAACGGCGCGATCATGTGATGAACACGTTGCATCGATTGATTGGAGCCGGGAACATTATCCCGATCATCAATGAAAACGATACAGTGGCAGTGCGCGAACTTCGATTTGGTGACAATGACATGCTTTCAGCCAAGGTTTCCAAGTTGCTGGGTGCCCGTTTGTTGGTGATGCTCAGTACTGTGGATGGCCTACAGCGGCCTGATGGCTCTGTGGTCGAGCGGGTGGAGGATATCCATTCGGTTGCGGACCACGTTCGGGATGATCATGGAAAGTTTTCCATTGGAGGGATGGCATCGAAGTTGAAAGCGGTGGGAGTTGCTTTGGATGCCGGGATTGAAACGGTTATTGCCAGCGGACGCAAACCTCAGAAGTTGGAAACCATCGTTAACGGTGGAGCGTCGGGCACCCGCTTTACCCCCTGA
- a CDS encoding endonuclease/exonuclease/phosphatase family protein, with the protein MLRHPFQYKSIASILFGAFFCLCTSACSEEPSTPEWSESQSKNESRETQREQTTPRHQGTNPRTNKQADASPQVRFISYNLKNYLSMPRYVSGKQITTQKPASEIQALISILADQQPDILGICEIGTDDDLTDFQTKLRRAGVDLPHSRRGYGADRRRSLAILSRFPIVAWKLPEKTNYKLNGRTFSISRGILDTTIQLPGKQFRMVGVHLKSKRPVEDADQESMRRNESMLLRQHLENIIKQSPKTNLIVYGDFNDTKASRSIYSIRGRPNSPDHMQLLDLADANGHRWTHYWKREDVYSRFDYIMANEAAMMWIDRKQSCILSPRNWLEASDHRPISVIIR; encoded by the coding sequence ATGCTCCGACATCCATTCCAATACAAATCCATTGCCTCGATTCTTTTCGGGGCATTTTTTTGCCTCTGCACTTCCGCCTGCAGCGAGGAGCCAAGCACCCCGGAGTGGAGTGAGTCTCAATCCAAAAATGAGAGCCGCGAAACTCAACGTGAACAAACAACGCCCCGCCATCAGGGAACAAACCCGAGAACAAACAAGCAAGCGGACGCTTCACCCCAGGTTCGGTTTATCTCATACAACCTGAAAAACTACCTCAGCATGCCACGCTACGTAAGTGGCAAACAAATCACCACGCAGAAGCCAGCATCGGAAATTCAAGCGCTGATATCCATTCTTGCCGACCAGCAACCGGATATCCTCGGCATCTGCGAAATCGGCACGGATGACGATCTGACAGACTTCCAAACGAAACTTCGCCGCGCTGGAGTGGATCTCCCCCACAGCCGACGCGGCTACGGAGCTGACCGCAGACGATCGCTGGCCATTCTCTCCCGCTTTCCCATCGTGGCATGGAAGTTGCCGGAAAAGACCAACTACAAACTGAACGGCCGCACCTTTTCAATCAGCCGGGGAATCCTCGACACCACCATCCAATTGCCAGGGAAACAATTCCGCATGGTCGGAGTACACCTGAAGTCCAAACGCCCGGTGGAAGATGCCGACCAGGAATCGATGCGACGCAACGAAAGCATGCTGCTCAGACAGCATTTGGAAAATATCATCAAACAATCGCCAAAAACGAATTTGATCGTCTACGGAGATTTTAACGACACCAAGGCAAGCCGATCCATCTACAGCATTCGAGGCAGACCCAACAGCCCCGACCACATGCAACTCCTCGATCTCGCCGACGCCAACGGCCACCGCTGGACCCATTACTGGAAACGGGAAGACGTCTACTCACGCTTCGATTACATCATGGCCAACGAAGCAGCAATGATGTGGATCGACAGAAAACAATCATGTATCCTCTCACCTCGAAACTGGCTTGAGGCAAGCGACCACCGCCCGATCTCCGTCATCATTCGCTGA
- a CDS encoding putative manganese-dependent inorganic diphosphatase, whose protein sequence is MIKNPTIEMPLYVVGHRNPDTDAICAAIGYADLLRRKGESKAVAARCGPVPARTAWVLEQAGMEKPLLIDDVNATAEMICRKEVVQVNENETFLATYRLMLSTGVRSIPVVNDQGELRGLLKYLDLLQLLMPSELGAESVRRMQVSPEKIQTTLEAKSVGAELESEEREIVMLVGASSPETVQRRLEMAKEKGDVGSYVVMCGDRPNVQRISIEYGVRMLVVTSGFEPPEHLIQAARENGVGILSCNLDTASAAKLIRCSRMVSHALNKDVYRVLADESVRGMRKRIANHKQDLFPVVNPGDNSLIGVISKSDLIDPPRIRMVMVDHNEYSQAVEGVEDAEVLEVIDHHRLAGDIISREPIRYLNEPVGSTSTLVAREYRYAGIEVPKPVAKCLIAGMISDTLNLTSPTTTDLDREILQWLCGIAEVDAGQFTRDFFASGSLLAHGTSSDAVGEDRKVFEENGARVSISHVEEAGLDFFDDRREELMTTLDSLVAHKGYDLALMIVTDINKLHSVLLASGDEKIVQALPFDRDGQGVFQAPGVVSRKKQVFPAVCQALRVAAASQ, encoded by the coding sequence ATGATCAAAAATCCTACTATTGAAATGCCCCTGTATGTGGTGGGGCACCGCAACCCCGACACGGATGCCATTTGCGCGGCGATTGGCTACGCTGACCTATTGCGTCGCAAGGGGGAAAGCAAGGCTGTGGCTGCACGCTGCGGACCCGTTCCCGCGCGGACGGCCTGGGTGCTTGAACAGGCAGGGATGGAAAAGCCTTTGTTGATCGACGATGTTAATGCGACGGCTGAAATGATTTGTCGCAAGGAGGTGGTTCAGGTGAATGAAAACGAGACCTTTTTAGCGACCTATCGTTTGATGCTGTCGACAGGGGTGCGCAGTATTCCTGTGGTTAACGACCAAGGAGAGCTGCGGGGCTTGCTTAAGTATCTCGATTTGTTGCAATTATTGATGCCCTCCGAACTCGGTGCTGAATCTGTGCGTAGAATGCAGGTGTCTCCGGAAAAAATTCAAACCACGCTCGAAGCAAAATCCGTAGGAGCTGAGTTGGAGAGTGAGGAGCGGGAGATTGTGATGCTGGTTGGAGCCTCCAGCCCTGAAACGGTCCAACGCAGGTTGGAGATGGCAAAGGAGAAGGGAGACGTCGGCTCTTATGTGGTGATGTGCGGAGACAGGCCGAATGTGCAGCGGATTTCGATTGAATACGGAGTTCGCATGCTGGTGGTGACTTCCGGATTTGAGCCTCCCGAGCATCTCATTCAGGCTGCCCGCGAGAATGGGGTGGGTATTTTGTCTTGTAACTTGGATACGGCATCGGCGGCGAAGTTAATCCGTTGCTCCCGCATGGTCAGCCATGCTTTGAATAAGGATGTTTACCGGGTGCTGGCTGATGAGTCGGTCCGGGGGATGCGCAAGCGCATCGCCAACCACAAACAGGACCTTTTTCCAGTAGTCAATCCAGGTGATAACAGCCTGATAGGGGTGATTTCCAAGTCCGATTTGATTGATCCACCGAGGATTCGCATGGTGATGGTGGATCACAATGAGTATTCACAGGCTGTCGAGGGGGTGGAGGATGCCGAAGTGCTGGAAGTGATTGACCACCACCGCTTGGCGGGCGACATCATTTCCCGCGAGCCGATTCGCTACTTGAACGAACCTGTCGGATCAACCTCCACCTTGGTGGCAAGGGAGTACCGCTATGCGGGCATCGAGGTGCCCAAGCCTGTGGCGAAGTGTTTGATCGCCGGGATGATTTCTGACACCTTGAACCTGACCTCACCGACAACCACGGATCTGGATCGGGAGATATTGCAATGGTTGTGCGGAATTGCCGAAGTGGATGCCGGGCAGTTCACCCGTGATTTTTTTGCTTCCGGTTCGTTGCTCGCACATGGAACCAGCTCGGATGCTGTGGGTGAAGACCGTAAGGTTTTTGAAGAAAATGGTGCCCGGGTAAGTATTTCCCATGTGGAAGAGGCCGGTCTGGACTTTTTTGATGACCGGCGTGAGGAGTTGATGACAACGCTTGACAGTTTGGTGGCTCATAAGGGATATGACCTCGCCCTGATGATTGTGACCGATATTAACAAGCTGCACAGTGTGCTTTTGGCGAGTGGGGACGAGAAAATCGTTCAAGCCTTACCTTTTGATCGGGACGGGCAGGGGGTGTTTCAGGCACCTGGTGTGGTGAGTCGTAAAAAGCAAGTATTCCCGGCTGTTTGTCAGGCACTGCGAGTGGCGGCTGCCAGCCAATAA
- a CDS encoding Sec-independent protein translocase subunit TatA/TatB translates to MTELSTIAFLGTLGTQEMVIIFLIVLLLFGAKKLPQLARGVGKSMGEFKKAKEEFEHEISRAEEEATKPSKESSPRKEEAS, encoded by the coding sequence ATGACAGAACTTAGTACCATCGCCTTCCTTGGCACGCTCGGAACCCAGGAAATGGTGATCATTTTCCTGATTGTCCTCCTTCTTTTCGGAGCAAAAAAACTCCCTCAACTTGCCCGAGGAGTCGGCAAAAGCATGGGCGAATTCAAAAAAGCCAAAGAGGAGTTCGAACACGAAATTTCCCGGGCCGAGGAAGAAGCGACCAAGCCAAGCAAAGAAAGCAGCCCTCGCAAGGAGGAGGCCAGCTAA
- a CDS encoding L,D-transpeptidase, which produces MKSFIHSLPPLFVTCFLLCSCGDPNTPNPRQTAPLKAAHVNPFAKGTYAHFRAQKGYPRNYAIWKNEEVLARTTPSNSSIRIDLSAQRAYLMNGRDLAMDYPISTGTSSFPTPTGSYQILEKKPSEKRSNTYGKIYDAEDKVVNSNADIRTDPVPEGGKFVGAAMPYWMRLTWDGVGMHKGKVPRYPASHGCIRTYYKVVETVYSKVQKGTPVSIVQ; this is translated from the coding sequence ATGAAATCTTTCATCCACTCCCTGCCTCCGCTCTTTGTGACATGCTTTTTATTATGTTCCTGTGGAGACCCCAACACTCCCAACCCCAGACAAACCGCACCGCTTAAAGCAGCGCACGTCAATCCCTTCGCCAAAGGTACCTACGCCCACTTTCGAGCACAAAAAGGATACCCCAGAAACTATGCCATCTGGAAAAATGAAGAGGTTTTGGCCCGAACCACCCCCTCGAATTCAAGTATCCGAATCGACCTGTCTGCCCAACGGGCTTATCTGATGAACGGCCGGGATTTGGCAATGGACTATCCTATTTCCACCGGAACCTCCAGCTTCCCCACACCAACCGGCAGCTACCAAATCCTTGAAAAAAAACCGTCCGAAAAACGGTCCAATACGTACGGGAAAATATATGATGCCGAAGATAAAGTCGTAAACAGCAATGCCGATATTCGAACAGATCCGGTCCCGGAGGGGGGCAAATTTGTAGGAGCGGCCATGCCATACTGGATGCGCCTGACTTGGGACGGCGTCGGAATGCACAAAGGAAAAGTGCCACGCTATCCCGCATCACACGGCTGCATTCGCACCTACTATAAAGTCGTGGAAACCGTCTACAGCAAAGTGCAAAAAGGAACGCCTGTCAGTATTGTTCAATAA
- a CDS encoding DUF3147 family protein has product MMPLVLKYLITSGLVVLISEIARRSDRLGALIAALPMVTVLVMTWMFFEMKGDVRTEKIARHAYYTFWYALPTLPMFLLIPWMLRRGWHYGVSLLAGCVLTVVLFLFTAWIVKRFGVNLM; this is encoded by the coding sequence GTGATGCCCTTGGTTTTAAAATATCTCATTACATCCGGCTTGGTGGTTCTCATTTCTGAGATTGCCCGGAGGAGTGACCGATTGGGGGCATTGATCGCGGCTTTACCCATGGTGACGGTGTTGGTCATGACCTGGATGTTTTTCGAAATGAAGGGAGATGTTCGGACGGAAAAAATAGCCAGGCATGCGTATTACACTTTTTGGTATGCCTTGCCGACATTGCCGATGTTTTTGCTGATTCCCTGGATGCTGCGCAGGGGGTGGCATTATGGCGTAAGCCTTTTGGCAGGCTGTGTCCTGACGGTCGTTCTTTTTCTTTTTACCGCCTGGATTGTGAAGCGGTTTGGGGTGAACCTGATGTGA
- a CDS encoding DUF6268 family outer membrane beta-barrel protein, with protein MPEANHSAVLAKGKRQKNDPRMHLKALIVIAMGHGLCDDGAVKVACLLVSWMLYSSLACMAGGSVMDDLGIVPAATAKQQSLFGAPDIQFASKKESDWPLGYVVGSASYTYRASADFDSLPGEVSSEETRAFLPFLALNQDEYHLFAWLYYGSSRSDFRGDFGLLSQETLEGIYVPIVFVHDVSSDWVWGGMIMPGMTGDGGSDGMMLGAALALGYAWNENLEVFAGVYAQFGYGNDFAVPGVGFIWRPAPRWQAYLLPPIGGVNYSINDQWLVGLYGRYTWPTWYVEGNGVAPDRYVKLGGMQFGVRVEGQLYKALWGFAGAGVSVGQGFEVEDLSNKSLFEEDIELSPYLQLGINLRF; from the coding sequence ATGCCTGAAGCTAATCACAGTGCGGTGTTGGCTAAAGGCAAAAGACAGAAAAATGATCCAAGGATGCATTTAAAAGCCTTGATTGTCATTGCCATGGGACATGGCCTATGTGATGACGGGGCCGTGAAAGTCGCATGCTTGTTGGTCAGTTGGATGCTTTACAGTTCCCTTGCTTGTATGGCAGGTGGATCCGTGATGGACGACCTTGGAATTGTCCCAGCAGCTACGGCGAAACAACAGTCGTTGTTTGGGGCTCCGGATATTCAGTTTGCTTCGAAAAAGGAGAGCGATTGGCCTCTCGGTTACGTGGTGGGATCAGCTTCCTACACCTACCGAGCCAGTGCGGATTTTGATTCGTTGCCTGGGGAAGTTTCATCTGAGGAAACTCGAGCCTTTCTTCCGTTTTTGGCATTGAATCAAGATGAGTATCATCTCTTTGCCTGGTTGTATTACGGCTCGAGTCGGTCCGATTTTCGTGGGGACTTCGGGTTACTGAGTCAGGAAACGCTTGAGGGGATTTATGTTCCGATTGTATTTGTGCATGATGTTTCCAGCGATTGGGTGTGGGGAGGGATGATCATGCCCGGTATGACAGGGGATGGTGGCAGCGATGGTATGATGCTCGGGGCCGCCTTGGCGCTTGGGTATGCGTGGAATGAAAATCTGGAGGTGTTTGCGGGAGTGTATGCCCAGTTTGGGTATGGAAACGATTTTGCGGTTCCGGGTGTTGGTTTTATTTGGCGTCCGGCACCGCGGTGGCAGGCGTATTTGTTGCCGCCGATTGGTGGCGTGAATTACAGCATCAACGACCAATGGTTGGTTGGGTTGTATGGGCGTTACACCTGGCCAACTTGGTATGTGGAAGGCAATGGAGTGGCCCCCGACCGTTATGTCAAACTCGGAGGCATGCAGTTTGGGGTGCGGGTAGAGGGCCAGCTTTACAAAGCCCTGTGGGGCTTTGCTGGAGCCGGGGTATCTGTCGGGCAGGGGTTTGAAGTTGAGGACCTTTCGAACAAATCGCTCTTTGAAGAGGATATTGAGCTCAGCCCTTACCTTCAGCTCGGTATCAATCTCCGATTTTAG
- a CDS encoding DNA-directed RNA polymerase subunit alpha yields MSEDTTTTETNESVEDTAFKLDRFELPNRLTKTEETESETYAQFVAEPFEGGYGHTIGNSLRRVLLSSLEGAAITSVRIAGVQHEFSSLPGCHEDVTDIILNLKKVKFKHHGKEPRVLTIKIEKEGVVTAADINEDTMYEVVNPDQIICTLDRKVKFDCEFEVKVGRGFNTGDENKRPDMPIGVIAIDSIFSPVVRVKYAVENTRVGQMTDYDKLILDIFTDGRVAPNDALLQASAILRHHLDVFVNYDENAVDFEEAPAEQSEENAALKKLLNMSVNEIELSVRAANCLNNANITTVGQLATKTEAEMLKYRNFGKKSLNEIKEKLVELGLGLGMNIDPSLLTGSLPSVAAPRLGAEDEAPVGLADLIAQNLND; encoded by the coding sequence ATGTCAGAAGACACCACAACGACCGAAACCAACGAATCCGTCGAAGATACCGCATTTAAGCTGGATCGCTTCGAACTCCCAAACCGCCTCACCAAAACTGAGGAAACCGAATCCGAAACCTACGCTCAGTTCGTCGCTGAGCCATTTGAAGGCGGATACGGCCACACCATCGGCAACTCGCTTCGCCGCGTCCTGCTTTCCTCATTGGAAGGTGCCGCCATCACTTCTGTGCGCATCGCAGGAGTGCAACATGAGTTCTCAAGCCTTCCTGGCTGCCACGAAGATGTCACCGACATCATCCTCAACCTGAAAAAGGTGAAGTTCAAGCACCACGGCAAAGAGCCTCGCGTTCTGACCATCAAGATTGAGAAAGAAGGCGTCGTCACAGCCGCAGATATCAACGAGGACACCATGTATGAAGTGGTCAACCCCGACCAAATCATCTGCACCCTCGACCGCAAAGTGAAATTCGACTGCGAATTCGAAGTCAAAGTAGGCCGTGGATTCAACACCGGCGACGAAAACAAGCGCCCGGACATGCCTATTGGTGTCATCGCCATTGACTCCATTTTCTCTCCTGTCGTCCGCGTGAAATATGCCGTTGAGAACACCCGTGTGGGTCAAATGACCGACTACGATAAGTTGATCCTCGACATCTTCACCGACGGTCGCGTTGCTCCAAATGACGCACTCCTCCAAGCATCCGCCATTCTTCGTCACCACCTTGATGTCTTCGTCAACTACGACGAAAACGCTGTTGACTTCGAAGAGGCACCAGCTGAACAGAGCGAAGAAAATGCCGCACTGAAGAAGTTGCTCAACATGAGCGTCAACGAGATCGAACTCTCGGTTCGTGCCGCAAACTGCCTGAACAACGCCAATATCACAACGGTCGGACAACTCGCAACCAAAACAGAAGCCGAGATGCTCAAATACCGTAACTTCGGTAAGAAGTCTCTTAACGAGATCAAGGAGAAGCTTGTTGAACTGGGTCTTGGACTCGGCATGAACATCGATCCTTCCCTTCTTACAGGTTCGCTGCCATCAGTCGCGGCACCACGCCTCGGAGCTGAAGATGAAGCACCGGTTGGCCTCGCCGACCTCATTGCCCAAAACCTTAACGATTAA
- a CDS encoding YraN family protein, whose product MKSAGSWFYGRWSRLLNAPVSLYDATGEKLSRIAIGDLGERIACSRMRSEGRKVLYRNYRGPKGGEIDIVTRDGDTLGFVEVKTRTHRGYGRPLEAVDLAKQDLIERGANAWLHLLGTRQLLWRFDVVEVILTDGEVPEIVVIRNAF is encoded by the coding sequence ATGAAATCGGCTGGATCATGGTTCTACGGACGTTGGAGCCGTTTATTGAATGCCCCGGTGTCATTGTATGATGCCACTGGGGAAAAGTTGAGCCGTATCGCGATTGGGGACCTGGGTGAGAGGATTGCCTGTTCCCGGATGCGATCCGAGGGGCGTAAGGTTTTGTACCGCAATTATCGTGGGCCAAAGGGAGGCGAGATCGATATTGTCACGCGTGACGGCGATACGCTCGGATTTGTCGAGGTGAAGACTCGCACGCACCGGGGGTATGGGCGTCCCTTGGAGGCTGTCGATCTGGCCAAGCAGGACTTGATCGAACGCGGTGCCAATGCCTGGTTGCATTTGCTGGGGACTCGTCAGTTACTCTGGCGCTTTGACGTTGTCGAAGTCATTCTCACGGATGGTGAAGTTCCGGAAATTGTGGTCATTCGGAACGCGTTTTGA